A single Epinephelus fuscoguttatus linkage group LG13, E.fuscoguttatus.final_Chr_v1 DNA region contains:
- the LOC125899576 gene encoding bromodomain adjacent to zinc finger domain protein 2B-like isoform X2 — MEFGERLASPSSAPSSLHMASSSASSSPAPPQTPSTKSSPAPSPAGSSPLTTCGHPIQVTGDERLNMSGSSNGFPLVSRPAFGLYTSSSGRSEFGGLGSLGLSALAAHSQFGTFPDWWRPSEAHSRGAAAFFPPLLGLHPAFASTFKSHDPIHLSRTSVSVGVIGTVNGRSASSPTGNCAVNTSSFPTKGSMEKIKNNSSRIQKNSQDLGKLHQKIIQKTKEKRSNKRPLEISSMSGSQSGSLSDSSSDGEESSSDPDDMEEEGEDEEDNDEDEDDQSNDSEDSDSEKESRVERKVKRLTQNTSESKKKRPCTADGNTTPDSHRETLTSPHRLQSSSRPAGLSQSTALFLQSSRIAEEKGQQHISVIQATGLAAGNSPLAPSHREASPLRSRSSPNPVSFSNTPKHSYPSTSQKHFSHSSSPKHGSVSSSPKTHPLCSPAKPLPLCSSPKPVSLSFSPRPPTPSASQKPPHKPKFLMPSLKHTQLADGMKESSGNPSDERLLHLNSFKLKQSLHSKNSVKQAFSLRPKNQNWHKSHKNSASSSSQTQHKHSSDTLSSHLLSLPHSDDTNLFLSHHLNGAIHSAVQDAPLALITKPRSQSSTPSSKPLLVATSPPCPMPINLSTGTKDMSDSSASPLKSSASSSLAHRPRKTKTPKSLHLVKSLSKPSSSCPPVDLVRGSESDIHSSKDSDDSLGDDLDDDDEDNEDDIDGEDSGSSLSESESNLDSDSDGSEDDMKERSETAADSDAERTPLKRTKAPLSSHKSTLNLSANCSLLNLQIVKPPSLSSGLLTSTTVTSSGAAGNHSTLSPSFTFATLPGPGKRRRVTDERVLRLPLEFGWRRETRIRTVAGRLQGEVAYFAPCGKKLRQYPDVMKYLLRNGITEISRDNFSFSTKIKVGDFYEAREGPEGLQWVLLAEEEIAPSIIAMDGRRSRCTQSERQPIGDGNGSRQWKSHPLSIGENSFQDVGDAKLLRKLEAQEIARQAAQIKMMRKLEKQAMAQAAKEARKQQAIMAAEERRKKREQMKILKQQEKIKRIQQIRMEKELRAQQILEAKRKKKEEAANAKILEAEKRNKEKEMRRLQAVILKHQELERHRLDMVWERERRRQHMMLMKAVEARKKAEEKERLKKEKKDEKRLNKERKLELRRLELEKAKELKKPNEDMCLADHKPLPELSRIPGLVLPGSTFSDCLMVLQFLRSFGKVLRLDINPNMLSLSDLQEGLLNTGDSMGKVQDLLVSMLSAAVCDPGIPAGHKNKTALGDHLTNVGINRDNVSEILQIYMEAHCEQTEVAALALSLRTKAFQAHSPSQKASMLAFLVNELCCSKAVISEIDKNIDHMTNLRKDKWVVEGKLRKLRSIHAKKTGKRDSSVGGEDSHTFVIPTARNKGKRKDGDSEEEEDEDDDSEDQGDDDDDEEEESGGKKGKKAEICEEEDDSVHSASMEELEKQIEKTYKQQIQIRQKLFDSSHSLRSMTIGQDRYKRRYWVLPHCSGIFVEGMESSEGHEEVEKEKKRKRTAQVIRVKEEQQEEAKTPVVSSPAQSTDGDTTTPESQQDKDSLNLFLQKPGSFSKLSKLLEVAKMAQDSDINSHNSHSAKVPTTHPSCPASQTATNQQGLIDKSDTSVPSLLSAPQLRSSPWITCGSQSVLHEDQLSKILMEKSNQWFSLLPRSPCDESSFTSGSSPPASSSPLQTISTKSPSSLSPNPRASASSSAPAGINNLQPSVLQQVKSGIHQSRLTRCDVSGAAPSPSLPSSGASLLPVLDLASQHAEDDASRAISLANNNSVNKSETPEPLSDKPDCASFPAVEVAKTQDYPSPQPIPEEMLCGWWRVADTEELHSLVKALHGRGIREKALQKQIQKHMEYTTQLCANSKDAFDVSELEKQEMSEETVESWCVEEQAMEVDISLLQRVEALERKVISASLQVKGWMHPEPQSEREDLVYHEHKLSFSPAPEKKGQRETSQEELSGTVVRRPDNPLDIAVIRLAELERNIERSEEEVAPGMRMWRKALGEVRSSAQLSLCIQQLQKSIAWERSIMKVHCQLCQKGDNEELLLLCDGCDKGCHTYCHKPKITTVPDGDWYCPTCVAKSAVCSVIEESGQSPRSRKQQSRTAGGGKKGSEVKRNSKPSVVGELIKEEAASSTSVPKKGTKEFKKRKGDDSPPSAQAGHDSPVSCGKKAKTAKDNNTNALAMCRVLLAELEAHQDAWPFLMPVNQKAVPGYRKVIKKPMDFSTIREKLTNNQYLNLESFIVDVNLVFDNCEKFNEDDSEIGRAGHSMRRFFDKRWTELLE, encoded by the exons ATGGAGTTTGGCGAGCGGCTGGCCTCCCCATCCTCGGCCCCGTCCTCCCTTCACATGGCCTCCTCTTCAGCCAGCTCCTCTCCTGCTCCACCCCAGACACCCTCCACAAAAAGCAGCCCGGCCCCTAGCCCTGCGGGCAGCTCCCCTCTCACCACCTGTG GCCATCCAATCCAGGTAACAGGAGATGAACGTTTAAATATGTCTGGCAGCTCCAATGGTTTTCCTTTGGTCAGCCGTCCAGCCTTTGGGCTCTACACGTCAAGTTCAGGCCGCTCTGAGTTCGGAGGCCTAGGAAGTCTGGGTCTGTCTGCATTGGCTGCTCACTCCCAGTTTGGTACATTTCCAG ACTGGTGGCGGCCATCTGAGGCACATTCCAGAGGAGCGGCAGCCTTCTTCCCTCCACTTCTGGGTCTGCATCCTGCATTTGCGTCAACCTTCAAAAGCCACGATCCCATTCACTTGTCGCGTacctcag TTTCTGTAGGCGTAATTGGGACAGTGAATGGTAGGAGTGCTTCTTCACCTACTGGGAACTGTGCTGTGAACACCAGTTCATTTCCAACAAAGGGAAGCatggagaaaattaaaaacaacagtagTCGGATTCAAAAGAACAGCCAGGACCTGGGCAAACTTCACCAGAAGATCattcagaaaacaaaagaaaag aGATCCAACAAAAGACCACTAGAGATCTCCAGCATGAGTGGCAGCCAATCAGGATCATTGTCAGATAGCTCCAGTGATGGCGAGGAGAGCAGCAGTGATCCTGAtgacatggaggaggagggagaggacgaggaggacaatgatgaagatgaggatgatCAGAGCAATGATAGTGAGGACTCTGATTCAGAAAAAGAGAGTCGAGTGGAAAGGAAAGTCAAG CGGCTGACACAGAACACTTCTGAGAGTAAAAAGAAGAGACCTTGCACTGCCGATGGAAATACAACGCCAGACAGCCATCGGGAGACTTTGACTTCCCCGCACCGCCTGCAGTCCTCTTCTCGTCCTGCTGGCCTGTCACAGTCCACAGCGCTCTTCCTCCAGAGCTCCAGGATTGCAGAGGAGAAAGGCCAGCAGCACATCAGTGTCATCCAGGCCACAGGGTTGGCAGCCGGCAACAGTCCCCTAGCACCGTCCCACAGGGAGGCCTCTCCTCTGCGCTCCAGGTCCTCACCCAACCCTGTCTCCTTCTCCAACACACCGAAGCACTCATATCCTTCCACCTCACAAAAGCACTTCTCTCATTCGTCCTCACCGAAGCATggctctgtctcctcctctccaaaaactCACCCTCTCTGTTCCCCTGCAAAGCCCCTGCCTCTGTGTTCCTCACCCAAGcctgtctccctctccttttcacCCAGACCACCAACACCGTCAGCCTCACAAAAGCCTCCACATAAACCTAAATTCCTGATGCCCTCTCTGAAGCACACCCAGCTGGCTGATGGCATGAAGGAGAGCAGTGGAAACCCTTCTGATGAAAGATTGTTACACTTGAacagttttaaattaaaacag TCCCTCCACTCCAAGAACTCTGTGAAGCAAGCGTTCTCCCTGCGACCTAAGAACCAGAACTGGCATAAAAGTCACAAAAACTCAGCATCCTCATCATCGCAGACACAGCATAAACATTCATCAGATACCTTGAGCAGTCATTTACTGTCTCTCCCACACAGCGATGACACCAATCTGTTCTTGAGCCATCACCTTAATGGAGCGATCCACAGCGCAGTTCAGGATGCCCCTTTGGCTCTCATCACCAAGCCCCGCAGCCAGAGCAGCACCCCCAGTAGCAAGCCCCTCCTGGTAGCCACCAGCCCTCCCTGTCCCATGCCCATCAACCTGAGCACTGGTACTAAGGACATGTCTGACAGCTCTGCTTCCCCACTTAAATCATCAGCCTCATCAAGTCTTGCTCACAGACCAAGAAAGACCAAGACTCCCAAGTCTCTGCATCTAGTGAAGAGCCTGTCTAAACCCAGCTCATCCTGTCCACCTGTGGACTTGGTCAGAGGCAGTGAGTCTGATATCCACAGCAGCAAAGACTCAGACGACTCTTTAGGAGATGACTTGGACGACGACGATGAAGACAATGAAGATGATATTGACGGTGAAGATTCTGGCAGTAGCCTGTCAG AGTCAGAGAGCAATCTGGATAGCGATTCTGATGGCTCCGAGGATGATATGAAGGAGCGCAgtgagacagcagcagacagcgaTGCAGAAAGGACTCCCCTGAAACGCACTAAAGCGCCCTTGTCTTCTCACAAGTCCACCTTGAACCTCTCAGCCAACTGCTCCCTGCTTAACCTGCAGATCGTCAAGCCTCCTAGTTTATCTAGTGGTCTGCTCACCTCCACCACAGTGACCAGTTCAGGGGCAGCGGGTAACCACAGCACCCTATCGCCATCCTTCACGTTTGCCACGCTGCCAG GAccagggaagaggaggagagtaACAGATGAGAGAGTTCTGCGGTTGCCTCTTGAGTTCGG GTGGCGGAGAGAGACCCGTATCAGGACTGTCGCAGGTCGTCTACAAGGAGAGGTGGCTTACTTTGCTCCATGTGGGAAGAAGCTGCGTCAGTACCCTGATGTAATGAAG TACTTACTGCGGAATGGAATAACTGAAATCTCACGGGATAACTTCAGCTTCAGTACGAAAATTAAAGTTGGTGACTTTTATGAAGCCAGAGAGGGACCAGAG GGTTTACAGTGGGTCCTGCTGGCAGAGGAGGAGATCGCTCCAAGTATCATAGCGATGGACGGGAGGCGCAGCAGGTGCACACAGTCTGAGCGGCAGCCAATAGGTGATGGGAATGGGTCCAGACAGTGGAAGTCTCATCCTCTTAGTATTGGTGAAAATAGCTTCCAAGATGTCGGTGATGCAAAGCTGCTACGCAAACTAGAGGCTCAAG AAATAGCTCGACAGGCAGCTCAGATCAAAATGATGAGGAAGCTCGAGAAGCAGGCCATGGCGCAAGCAGCCAAAGAGGCAAGGAAACAACAAG CAATAATGGCCGCAGAGGAGAGGCGGAAAAAGAGGGAGCAGATGAAGATTCTTAAACAGCAA GAGAAGATCAAGCGCATTCAGCAAATTCGTATGGAGAAAGAACTCCGTGCACAGCAAATTCTCGAG gcaaaaagaaagaagaaagaagaagcagCCAATGCCAAAATATTGGAGGCTGAGAAGCGAAATAAG GAGAAGGAGATGCGAAGACTGCAAGCTGTCATACTGAAGCACCAG GAGTTGGAGAGGCATAGACTAGATATGGTATGG GAGAGGGAAAGACGCAGGCAGCACATGATGCTCATGAAGGCTGTGGAGGCCCGTAAGAAGGCGGAG GAGAAGGAGCGTctaaagaaagagaagaaggatGAGAAACGGTTAAACAAGGAGAGGAAACTGGAGCTCAGAAGACTGGAGCTGGAAAAAGCAAAAGAGCTAAAGAAACCAAATGAAGACATGTGTTTAGCAGATCATAAG CCACTTCCAGAGTTGTCCCGCATCCCTGGTCTGGTCTTACCAGGGAGTACTTTCTCCGACTGCCTGATGGTGCTGCAGTTTCTGCGCAGCTTTGGGAAGGTCCTGAGGTTAGACATAAACCCAAACATGCTCAGTCTAAGTGACCTTCAGGAGGGGTTGCTCAACACTGGGGACAGTATGGGCAAGGTGCAGGACCTGCTGGTGAGCATGCTCTCCGCAGCTGTGTGTGATCCTGGCATACCTGCAGGTCACAAG AATAAAACTGCCTTGGGGGACCACCTGACCAATGTGGGGATCAACCGGGACAACGTGTCTGAGATCCTTCAGATCTACATGGAGGCTCACTGCGAGCAGACAGAGGTGGCTGCTCTGGCCCTCAGCCTCAGGACCAAGGCGTTTCAGGCCCACAGCCCGTCACAGAAGGCCTCCATGCTCGCGTTCCTGGTTAATGAGCTCTGCTGCAGTAAGGCTGTGATCAG TGAGATCGACAAAAACATAGATCACATGACCAACCTGAGGAAGGATAAGTGGGTCGTGGAGGGAAAACTTCGCAA aCTGAGGAGTATTCATGCCAAGAAGACCGGGAAGAGAGACAGCAGTGTGGGGGGAGAAGACAGCCACACATTTGTCATCCCCACTGCCAGAAACAAAGGCAAAAGGAAAGACGGggacagtgaggaggaggaggacgaggatgaCGACAGTGAAGACCAAGGAGACGACGACgatgatgaggaagaagaatCGGGGGGAAAGAAGGGGAAGAAAGCTGAGATATGTGAAGAGGAG GATGACAGTGTACACTCAGCCAgcatggaggagctggagaaacAGATCGAGAAAACATACAAG CAACAGATTCAGATCAGACAGAAGTTATTCGACTCGTCTCACTCTCTGCGCTCCATGACGATTGGACAGGATCGCTACAAGAGACGATACTGGGTCCTTCCGCACTGTAGTGGCATCTTTGTGGAGGGCATGGAAAGCAGTGAAG GTCATGAAGAggtggagaaagagaagaaaagaaagaggactGCCCAGGTGATCAGGGTAaaagaagagcagcaggaagAAGCAAAGACACCAGTGGTCTCCAGCCCAGCGCAGAGCACAGACGGTGATACAACCACACCGGAGAGCCAGCAGGACAAAGACAGTCTCAATCTCTTCCTCCAGAAACCCGGCTCCTTCTCCAAGCTCAGCAAACTCCTTGAAGTAGCCAAAATGGCTCAAGATTCAGACATCAATTCTCACAACAGTCACTCTGCTAAAGTCCCTACCACTCATCCCTCATGTCCCGCCTCTCAGACAGCCACTAATCAGCAGGGACTGATAGATAAATCGGATACTTCAGTGCCATCTCTGCTTAGTGCGCCACAGCTCAGAAGTAGTCCCTGGATTACCTGCGGCTCTCAGTCTGTCCTTCATGAGGACCAGCTCTCCAAAATACTGATGGAAAAGAGCAACCAGTGGTTTAGCCTCTTGCCTCGCTCTCCTTGTGATGAGTCCTCCTTCACCTCTGGCTCCAGCCCTccagcctcctcctctccacttcAGACCATCAGCACCAaatccccctcctccctctcccctaATCCCCGGGCTTCAGCCAGTTCCAGCGCTCCTGCTGGGATCAATAACCTGCAGCCGTCTGTCCTTCAG CAAGTCAAGTCTGGCATTCATCAAAGCAGGCTGACGAGGTGTGATGTGTCCGGCGCAGCACCAAGTCCCAGCCTGCCCTCCTCTGGTGCTTCTCTACTCCCCGTGTTGGATCTGGCCTCCCAGCATGCAGAGGATGATGCCAGCAGGGCCATCTCTCTGGCAAATAACAACTCTGTCAACAAGAGCGAGACCCCAGAGCCCCTGAGTGACAAGCCCGATTGTGCATCGTTCCCTGCTGTGGAAGTGGCCAAGACCCAGGACTACCCTAGTCCCCAGCCTATCCCCGAGG AGATGCTGTGTGGCTGGTGGAGGGTGGCAGACACGGAGGAGCTGCACAGTCTGGTCAAGGCCCTTCATGGCCGAGGCATCAGAGAGAAGGCCTTGCAGAAACAGATCCAGAAACATATGGAGTATACGACCCAGCTCTGTGCAAACAGCAAAGATG CGTTTGATGTGTCAGAGCTGGAGAAGCAGGAGATGAGCGAGGAGACAGTGGAGAGTTGGTGTGTTGAGGAGCAGGCCATGGAGGTGGACATCAGCCTGCTGCAGCGGGTCGAGGCTCTGGAGAGGAAAGTCATCTCTGCCAGCCTGCAGGTCAAG GGATGGATGCATCCCGAGCCCCAGTCAGAGAGGGAGGATCTGGTTTATCATGAGCACAAGCTCTCCTTTTCCCCCGCTCCAGAGAagaaaggacagagagaaaccAGCCAGGAGGAACTCTCTGGCACGGTGGTGCGGCGGCCCGACAATCCCCTTGATATAGCTGTCATCAGGCTGGCAGAGTTGGAGAGGAACATTGAGCGCAG CGAGGAGGAGGTGGCACCTGGGATGAGGATGTGGCGTAAAGCCCTCGGTGAAGTCCGCAGTTCTGCTCAGCTGTCACTCTGCATTCAGCAGCTACAGAAATCCATTGCCTGGGAACGATCCATCATGAAAGTG CACTGCCAGCTCTGTCAGAAAGGGGATAATGAAGAACTGCTCTTACTCTGTGACGGCTGTGACAAAGGCTGCCACACTTACTGCCACAAACCCAAGATCACTACAGTACCTGACGGCGACTGGTATTGTCCCACCTGTGTAGCAAAG TCTGCTGTGTGTTCTGTCATTGAGGAGAGCGGACAATCCCCCCGGAGTAGGAAGCAACAGAGCCGAACAGCTGGAGGAGGGAAGAAAGGCAGCGAGGTAAAACGAAACAGTAAGCCATCTGTGGTAGGAGAGCTCATCAAAGAGGAGGCTGCCAGCAGCACCAGCGTGCCAAAGAAAGGTACCAAGGAGTTcaagaagaggaaaggagacGACAGCCCGCCCAGCGCCCAGGCCGGCCATGACAGCCCTGTCTCATGCGGGAAAAAAGCCAAGACAGCCAAAGACAACAACACAAATGCGCTCGCAATGTGCCG AGTGCTGCTGGCTGAGCTGGAGGCCCATCAGGACGCTTGGCCCTTCCTCATGCCTGTCAACCAGAAAGCCGTCCCTGGTTACAGGAAGGTCATCAAAAAACCCATGGACTTCTCCACCATCAGAGAAAAGCTCACCAACAACCA